The genomic region GAGAACCGGAGTCCGCCCAAGCTCCGCATCCCTTCAAGGGACACCGCTTGGACATTAAAATGTAAGGAAGGACGTTCGATGAACCAATTGTATCTCTACGTCGCTTTAGTTGGTGTCGTCATCGTTCTGTTCGCCTTGACCCGTGCGAAGTCCACCTCCGCCGGGTCTTCTGTCGTTCCCGCCGCAACGCTTCCTTCTTCAGCCGTCGATCAAGAGTTGAAGAATACGTTCGATGAGTTTATGAACGAACTGGAGCGGGAGAACGGCCGCATCCTCGACTCGTTTTCCAATCTGGAACGAGAGACGCGAGAGCAGTTGGCGGCACAACAGAACGTGATTCAAGCTCTGGATCAACGCGTACAGGAGTTGGAGCAACTCGTGGCTTCGCAGGCACTTGTGCCAGCCCTTGCCGCGGCTGCAACCACAGACAGTGCGGTCGTCCCCGGAACGGAACCTCAAGCGGCAGAACAGCCCAAGGTTCCGGGCTTTTTGGTCAATGAGAAATACACCAAAGTCGTAGAACTGGCGAACCGTGGTCTTGCCGAGCCGCAGATCGCTCGTGAGACGGGCATCGGCATCGGGGAGATCCGACTCGTGTTGGGTTTGGTGAAGCGGGAGGAGGAGCGCTGATGGAGAGCCGCAGCCTCTTGTTCGGCCTTGGCGCAGGTCTCGTGGTCGCCACGCTTGTGTTTGGCGTTGGCTCCGCGCTGATTCCCGTGAACGCAAGTTCGTCAGCCCCCGCAACCCCGCAAGCTGCAGCCGATTGGAAAGCAGAAGCCGAGAAAGCCGGGATGGTGGTGCTTGCCCAGGACGAGCTGCAGACGCGCTTGCAAACCGCACATGACGAAGGCGCGAAGCAAAAAGAGACGGAGTTGGCCGCGAAACCGTCGCCGGTGCAGACCGTGCATGTCTACATCCAACCCGGTATGGGCACGACGGACGTGGCTCGTCTATTGCAAGCCTCCGGGGTGCTGGAGGACGGCAACCAGTTGATCAATCTGCGCAACACGTCCACGAACCCGATACGAGCGGGTGTGTACGACCTGCCGCTCAAGGGCGATCCGGCAGCTGTGTTGAAGGCGATTGCTACGCCGCCGAGCCAATAAAAAAGCAACCAAAGCCACGGCACGCGCGGCTTGGTTGTTTTTTTGTTGGGAAGTCTTGCACAGATGGCGCACGATATGGTATATTAACTTCCGGTGTGAATACACAACACACGTTGCCCGACCTTGTCGAAGGTGCTTGTCCGATTGGACAAGTGTCGAGGAGGGTGGACGGCAACGGAGGAAAAAACCATTTTTTGAGAGGAGGTTGAAGATTATGGCGATCATCAGCATGAAACAACTGCTGGAGGCAGGCGTTCACTTCGGTCATCAAACCCGTCGTTGGAACCCGAAAATGTCTCGCTACATCTTCACCGAACGTAACGGTATCTACATCATTGACCTGCAGAAAACTGTTAAAAAAGTAGAGGAAGCGTACAACTTTGTACGTGAACTCGCTGCAGAAGGCAAGACGGTTCTCTTCGTGGGCACCAAGAAACAAGCGCAAGACTCCGTGAAGGAAGAAGCGGAGCGCGTAGGTCAGTACTTCGTCAACCAACGTTGGCTCGGCGGTACCCTGACCAACTTCTCCACCATCCAAAAACGTATTGAGCGTCTGACCCTGCTCGAGACGATGGAACAAGACGGCACCTTCGAAGTCCTTCCGAAGAAAGAAGTAATCGTTCTCAAGAAGGAAATGGACCGTCTCGAAAAGTTCCTCGGCGGCATCAAAGGCATGAAGTCTCTGCCGGGCGCTCTGTTCATCATCGACCCGCGCAAAGAGCGCATCGCTGTTGCAGAAGCTCGCAAACTTGGTATCCCGATTGTTGCAATCGTCGACACCAACTGCGATCCGGATGAAATCGACTACGTGATTCCGGGCAACGACGACGCAATCCGCGCTGTCAAACTGCTGACCGCTAAGATCGCTGATGCGATCATGGAAGGCAAGCAAGGCGAACAAAACGCGTAATCGTTTGGTACTGGGGGTGACCTTAGGGTTGTAGAACCCTGAGTTCACCCTTTTTATCTGTATGATGCAGAATACACAATATGGGCATGATAGTAATCAAGGAGGCGACAGACATGAGCATTTCTGCTGCACTTGTTAAAGAACTGCGCGAACGTACCGGCGCAGGTATGATGGACTGCAAAAAAGCACTGGTTGAAACGAACGGTGATATCGAAAAAGCAATCGACTTCCTTCGCGAAAAGGGTCTGGCTGCTGCTGCGAAAAAATCCGGCCGTATCGCTGCTGAGGGCGTCGTAGAATCCTACATACATGCAGGCGGTAAAATCGGCGTTCTGCTCGAAGTCAACTGCGAAACCGACTTCGTAGCGAAAAACGAAGACTTCAAATCCTTCGTTCGCGACATCGCAATGCACATCGTAGCTGCGAAGCCGCTCTACCTGACCCGTGACGAAGTTTCCGCTGAGACCATTGAACACGAGAAAGAAATCCTCCGTGCACAAGCTCTCAACGAAGGCAAGCCGGAAAACATCGTCGACAAAATGGTCGAAGGCCGCGTTGCGAAGTACTACAAAGAGAACTGCCTGCTCGAGCAACAGTTCGTCAAAGACCCGGACAAAACCATCGAAGTGATCGTGAAGGAAAAAATCTCGACCATCGGTGAAAACATCAACATCCGTCGTTTCGTCCGTTGGGAAATGGGCGAAGGCCTCGAAAAGAAAGTTGATAACTTCGTAGAAGAAGTTATGAGCCAAGTCAACAAGGGCTAATGCTTTAGTCCTGACAGGGAACACTCTCCGTGTTCCCTTTTTTTAAGGCCCAAGCAGGAAAGTTTACAACTTTGTAGAAACTAGAGTATTGGAGGATGGGCAATGCTTCAACCGAAGTACAAACGTGTCGTTCTCAAATTGAGCGGGGAAGCGCTGTCTGGAGATGCCGGTTACGGGATCCAAGCCTCCGTGATCAACTCGGTAGCGGACCAGATCCGCGAGATCGTCGAACTCGGAGCCGAAGTCGCCATCGTCGTCGGCGGCGGTAACATCTGGCGCGGAGTGTCCGGCAGCTCGCAGGGGATGGACCGTGCGAACGCCGATTATATGGGAATGCTCGCGACCGTGTTGAACGCGCTCGCCCTGCAGGACGCGCTCGAGAAGGCAGGGGTCAGTACCCGTGTACAGACTTCCATCGAGATGCGCCAAGTGGCGGAACCTTACATACGACGCCGTGCAATCCGACACCTGGAGAAGGGTCGCGTTGTGATTTTTGCGGCGGGTAACGGCAACCCGTTCTTCTCCACGGACACGACCGCAGCTCTGCGTGCAGCAGAGATTGAGGCGGAAGTTGTGCTCATGGCGAAAAATGATGTGGACGGCGTCTACGACGCAGACCCGAAAAAAGTTCCGGATGCGAAGAAATTTGAGCATCTGTCCTATATGGATGTGTTGAACAAAGGTCTGAAAGTCATGGATACGACCGCAATCTCGCTTTGCATGGACAACAACATTCGGATCCTCGTGTTCAACATCTCCGTTGAAGGCAACATCAAGCGTGCCATCGTCGGCGAAGAAATCGGTACAACTGTTGAGGGGTGAACCAACCAATGAGTATCCAAGACATTATGAAATCGCTCGATGAGCGTATGGAAAAAGCGCTCTCCAACGTCAAGCGTGAATTCAGCACGATCCGTGCAGGCCGTGCGAATGCTTCGATGCTGGATCGCGTCCAAGTTGACTACTACGGCAGCATGATGCCGATCAACCAATTGGCGAACGTCACCGTTCCGGAACCGCGCCAACTCGTCATCACACCGTGGGACAAAGGTTCCCTCGCGGCGATCGACAAAGCGATCACCAAGTCGGACCTCGGCATCACCCCGTCCAACGACGGGAACGTGATCCGTTTGACCATTCCGCAACTGACCGAGCAACGCCGCAAAGACCTTGCAAAGCAAGTCAAAGGTCTGGCAGAAGACGGTCGCGTAGCGGTTCGTAACATCCGTCGCGACGTCAACGACTCCCTCAAGAAGCTTGAGAAGGAAGTCTCTGAGGACGAAATTCGTCGTGAGCAGGACAAAGTCCAAGCCGTGACGGACAAGACCATCGCGGAAATTGACAAATTGCTCTCTGCCAAAGAAGCGGAGATTATGGAAGTGTAAAGACCTTCGGACCCCCTTCGTATCGAAGGGGGTTATTTTTCACGTGGAGGACTCCTAATGCTGCAACGACTGAAGCGACTATTTAGCTCAAAACCGCAACCGCAGACGGACGAGCACGGAATTGTACCCGATGCCGTGCCGAACCACGTCGCGATCATCATGGACGGCAACGGGCGTTGGGCACGCCGCCGTGGCTTGCCTCGCATCGCCGGACACCGTGCCGGGATGAACAAAGTCAAGGAAATCTCCTTGGCGGCTGACGACATCGGCATCAAGGTGTTGACGTTGTACGCATTCTCCACGGAGAACTGGAAACGCCCCACCGAAGAAGTTGAATTTCTCATGCGCCTGCCGGAAGAGTGGTTGTCGAAGGAACTTGACACCTTGATTGCGCGCAATTGCAGGATTCGGATCATCGGTGAACCGGAAGGCTTGCCGTCGCACACGTCTCGCGTTGTGCGTGAAGCGGAAGAGAAGACCAAAGCAAATACAGGGATGATCTTGAATATCGCCTTGAACTACGGGTCCCGTCGCGAGATTCTTGCGGCTGTCAAGCAACTTGCAACCGATGTCCAAGAGGGGCGTTTGACCCTTGATGAGATTGACGACGCGGCGATGGGCGAACGCTTGCTGACCCGTGGATTGCCCGATCCTGACCTCATGATTCGCACGAGTGGTGAAGTACGGCTGTCCAACTTTTTGCTGTGGCAGTCTGCGTACACGGAATTATGGTTTACCGATGTGTTTTGGCCTGATTTTTCAAGAGAATATTTCTTCCAAGCGATTCGCGCCTTCCAAGGCCGCGGCCGTCGATTTGGTGGTCTGAAGTAGGGGGATTCCTATGTTGGGTCAACGAGTAGTGACCGGAATCATTGGAGGCGCTATTTTTCTGGGTGCCGTGTGGTACGGCGGGTTTCCGTTTGCCCTGCTGATCGCGTTGATGGCGGTCGTCGGATTTAGCGAACTGGTGCGCATGCGCGGCTGGTCGCTTTTTTCCGCACCTGCTTTGATTGGGTATGTCGTGACGCTGATGTGGTTGGTCGGCTCGATCTGGCAGCCTTTTGCTGACCTGTGGATGCCGGCGACCGATACGGTCTCCGGGCTGTGGTTGTTGGTCGCGTTGTTCGTATTTCTTTCGATCAGTGTGGTTTCGAAAAACAAGTTCTCGTTCCAAGACATGACGTACCTGTTTGCCGGGACGCTTTATGTCGGGCTGACGTTGCACTCGGCGCTGTTGCTTCGGGTGGACGACCGCATGGGACTGTCGTATTTTCTGTTTGTGCTCTTGACGATCTGGACGACCGATACGGCTGCGTATTTCGTCGGTCGCACGTTCAAAGGCCCGAAGTTGTGGCCGGCCATCTCGCCGAACAAAACCGTCTCCGGGTCGCTCGGCGGCGTGGTAGGTGCGGTGGTCGTCGGCGTGGTCTTCGCGCAAGTGATGGGCTTGGCGATGGGGCCGTGGATGTTGCTCGCGGCGCTGTTGTCGGTGTTCGGTCAATTCGGAGACTTCGTGGAATCCGGATTGAAGCGTGCGCTGGACGTCAAGGATTCGGGAACGATTCTGCCCGGTCACGGCGGTGTGCTGGACCGTTTTGATAGTTTTCTGTTTACGGCACCGATTGCGTATTATGGTATCTTATTGCTAGTTTCCTAAAGAGTGGGAGAGGTGACGAAATGTCTCGTACGATCACAATTCTCGGCTCCACAGGCTCCATCGGCACCTCGACGCTCGACGTAGTCGCCAGCCACCCGGACCAATACCGGGTCGCCGCCATCGCGGCCGGCAACAACCTCGACGTGCTGTTGAAACAGATCGAACAGTTCCGTCCTGAATTGGTCAGCGTGGCAACAGAAGAGGGCGCACGAGCGGTTCAAGACCGCTTCGGCTCGTCTGTTGAAGTGATGGTCGGGCAGGAAGGCCTGGTCGCCGTCGCGACACACGAAGCGGCAGACCTCGTTCTCACGGCTGTCGTCGGGGCCGTGGGGCTCTTGCCAACCTTGGAAGCGTTGAAAAAAGGCAAGCACATCGCGCTTGCCAACAAAGAAACGCTCGTCGCAGCCGGTCACCTCGTCACAGCTCTGGCGAAGGAAAAAGGCTGCGATCTGCTTCCGGTCGATTCCGAGCATTCGGCGATCTTCCAATGCTTGAACGGGGAGCGATTGACAGATGTCGAGCGAATCATCGTGACGGCCTCTGGCGGTCCGTTCCGGGACAAGACCCGTGACGAGATGGCGCAAGTCACCGTCAAGGACGCGTTGAACCACCCGAACTGGGCGATGGGCGCGAAGATCACGATCGACTCGGCGACTTTGATGAACAAAGGCCTTGAAGTGATCGAGGCACACTGGTTGTTCGACATGCCGTACGACAAAATCGACGTCATCGTTCATCCGGAGAGCATCGTGCATTCCTTGGTGGAATTTGCGGACGGCTCGATGATGGCGCAGATGGGTGCGCCGGACATGCGCGTGCCGATCCAATATGCGTTGACGCATCCGACCCGTTTGCCGGGCAGCTATAAACGATTGAATCTGTTGGAAGCCAACTCGCTGCATTTCCGTGCACCAGACCTTGACCGCTTCCCGTGCCTGCGCTACGCTTACGATGCAGGTCGCATCGGCGGCTCGATGCCGGCTGTGCTGAACGCCGCCAATGAAGTGGCGAACGGCATGTTCCGGGAGGAGCGCATCTCGTTCCTCGACATTGAGCGTGTCAACGCGGCTGTGATGGAGCGTCATGACGTGCTGACCAACCCCGGCCTCGACGATATCTTGTCGGCAGATGCTTGGGCGCGGATTGCAGCACGCGAAGTCGCTCAAAAACTGTAAATACGGGAGCGTGTACCCCATGTACCATCGTTCTGAAACTCGCCCGGTCAACGTGGGCAATGTCACCATCGGCGGTTCCGACTCGGTCGTGCTGCAGTCGATGACCATGACGAAAACGGCCGATGTCAAAGCGACCGTGGAACAGATTCACCGTCTCGAAGAAGCGGGCTGCCAGATCGTCCGCGTCACGGTGAACAACATGGAAGCGGCTGAAGCCATCAAGTTGATCAAAAAAGAAATCCACATCCCGCTGGTTGCGGATATCCATTTCGATTACAAACTTGCGCTCAAAGCAATTGAAAACGGCATCGACAAAGTCCGGATCAACCCGGGCAACATCGGCAAGCGCGAGAAAGTCCAAGAAGTCGTCAAAGCGGCTCAAGAGCGCAAGATTCCGATCCGTATCGGCGTCAATGCGGGATCGCTTGAGAAGCACATCCTCGACAAGTACGGCTATCCGACAGCGCAAGGGATGCTTGAGTCGGCCGAATACCATGTCGGAATCTTGGAAGACCTTGGCTTCGAGGACATCATCATCTCGATGAAAGCGTCCGACGTGCCGCTGGCGATCGATGCGTATACCTTGGCAGCCGAGCGTTTTCGCTACCCGCTGCACTTGGGCATCACCGAAGCGGGCACGCTGTTCTCCGGTTCCATCAAAAGCGCCGCCGGCCTCGGCGCATTGCTGGCGAAAGGCATTGGCTCCACGATGCGCGTCTCGCTGTCGGCCGACGTTGTCGAAGAGATCAAAGTCGGTCGCGAATTGCTCAAAGCGTTCGGCTTGGCATCCAATGCGGTCACGCTGATCTCTTGCCCGACCTGCGGGCGTATCGAAATCGACCTCGTGGCGATTGCCAACGAGATCGAAGAGTATGTGTCGAACATCAAAGCCCCGATCAAGGTCGCCGTCCTCGGCTGTGCAGTCAACGGCCCCGGCGAGGCGCGTGAAGCGGACATCGGCATCGCCGGTTCCCGCAACGAAGGCCTGCTGTTCAAACACGGAGAGATCGTGCGCAAAATTCCGGAAGACATTCTCGTCAGCGAATTGAAAAAAGAAATTGACGAGATGGCGAAACGGTACGAACTGACCGGATCGCTTGAGTAAAAAG from Tumebacillus amylolyticus harbors:
- a CDS encoding DUF6115 domain-containing protein; protein product: MNQLYLYVALVGVVIVLFALTRAKSTSAGSSVVPAATLPSSAVDQELKNTFDEFMNELERENGRILDSFSNLERETREQLAAQQNVIQALDQRVQELEQLVASQALVPALAAAATTDSAVVPGTEPQAAEQPKVPGFLVNEKYTKVVELANRGLAEPQIARETGIGIGEIRLVLGLVKREEER
- the rpsB gene encoding 30S ribosomal protein S2, giving the protein MAIISMKQLLEAGVHFGHQTRRWNPKMSRYIFTERNGIYIIDLQKTVKKVEEAYNFVRELAAEGKTVLFVGTKKQAQDSVKEEAERVGQYFVNQRWLGGTLTNFSTIQKRIERLTLLETMEQDGTFEVLPKKEVIVLKKEMDRLEKFLGGIKGMKSLPGALFIIDPRKERIAVAEARKLGIPIVAIVDTNCDPDEIDYVIPGNDDAIRAVKLLTAKIADAIMEGKQGEQNA
- the tsf gene encoding translation elongation factor Ts → MSISAALVKELRERTGAGMMDCKKALVETNGDIEKAIDFLREKGLAAAAKKSGRIAAEGVVESYIHAGGKIGVLLEVNCETDFVAKNEDFKSFVRDIAMHIVAAKPLYLTRDEVSAETIEHEKEILRAQALNEGKPENIVDKMVEGRVAKYYKENCLLEQQFVKDPDKTIEVIVKEKISTIGENINIRRFVRWEMGEGLEKKVDNFVEEVMSQVNKG
- the pyrH gene encoding UMP kinase, translating into MLQPKYKRVVLKLSGEALSGDAGYGIQASVINSVADQIREIVELGAEVAIVVGGGNIWRGVSGSSQGMDRANADYMGMLATVLNALALQDALEKAGVSTRVQTSIEMRQVAEPYIRRRAIRHLEKGRVVIFAAGNGNPFFSTDTTAALRAAEIEAEVVLMAKNDVDGVYDADPKKVPDAKKFEHLSYMDVLNKGLKVMDTTAISLCMDNNIRILVFNISVEGNIKRAIVGEEIGTTVEG
- the frr gene encoding ribosome recycling factor codes for the protein MSIQDIMKSLDERMEKALSNVKREFSTIRAGRANASMLDRVQVDYYGSMMPINQLANVTVPEPRQLVITPWDKGSLAAIDKAITKSDLGITPSNDGNVIRLTIPQLTEQRRKDLAKQVKGLAEDGRVAVRNIRRDVNDSLKKLEKEVSEDEIRREQDKVQAVTDKTIAEIDKLLSAKEAEIMEV
- a CDS encoding isoprenyl transferase, producing MLQRLKRLFSSKPQPQTDEHGIVPDAVPNHVAIIMDGNGRWARRRGLPRIAGHRAGMNKVKEISLAADDIGIKVLTLYAFSTENWKRPTEEVEFLMRLPEEWLSKELDTLIARNCRIRIIGEPEGLPSHTSRVVREAEEKTKANTGMILNIALNYGSRREILAAVKQLATDVQEGRLTLDEIDDAAMGERLLTRGLPDPDLMIRTSGEVRLSNFLLWQSAYTELWFTDVFWPDFSREYFFQAIRAFQGRGRRFGGLK
- a CDS encoding phosphatidate cytidylyltransferase encodes the protein MLGQRVVTGIIGGAIFLGAVWYGGFPFALLIALMAVVGFSELVRMRGWSLFSAPALIGYVVTLMWLVGSIWQPFADLWMPATDTVSGLWLLVALFVFLSISVVSKNKFSFQDMTYLFAGTLYVGLTLHSALLLRVDDRMGLSYFLFVLLTIWTTDTAAYFVGRTFKGPKLWPAISPNKTVSGSLGGVVGAVVVGVVFAQVMGLAMGPWMLLAALLSVFGQFGDFVESGLKRALDVKDSGTILPGHGGVLDRFDSFLFTAPIAYYGILLLVS
- a CDS encoding 1-deoxy-D-xylulose-5-phosphate reductoisomerase; this translates as MSRTITILGSTGSIGTSTLDVVASHPDQYRVAAIAAGNNLDVLLKQIEQFRPELVSVATEEGARAVQDRFGSSVEVMVGQEGLVAVATHEAADLVLTAVVGAVGLLPTLEALKKGKHIALANKETLVAAGHLVTALAKEKGCDLLPVDSEHSAIFQCLNGERLTDVERIIVTASGGPFRDKTRDEMAQVTVKDALNHPNWAMGAKITIDSATLMNKGLEVIEAHWLFDMPYDKIDVIVHPESIVHSLVEFADGSMMAQMGAPDMRVPIQYALTHPTRLPGSYKRLNLLEANSLHFRAPDLDRFPCLRYAYDAGRIGGSMPAVLNAANEVANGMFREERISFLDIERVNAAVMERHDVLTNPGLDDILSADAWARIAAREVAQKL
- the ispG gene encoding flavodoxin-dependent (E)-4-hydroxy-3-methylbut-2-enyl-diphosphate synthase, translating into MYHRSETRPVNVGNVTIGGSDSVVLQSMTMTKTADVKATVEQIHRLEEAGCQIVRVTVNNMEAAEAIKLIKKEIHIPLVADIHFDYKLALKAIENGIDKVRINPGNIGKREKVQEVVKAAQERKIPIRIGVNAGSLEKHILDKYGYPTAQGMLESAEYHVGILEDLGFEDIIISMKASDVPLAIDAYTLAAERFRYPLHLGITEAGTLFSGSIKSAAGLGALLAKGIGSTMRVSLSADVVEEIKVGRELLKAFGLASNAVTLISCPTCGRIEIDLVAIANEIEEYVSNIKAPIKVAVLGCAVNGPGEAREADIGIAGSRNEGLLFKHGEIVRKIPEDILVSELKKEIDEMAKRYELTGSLE